The following proteins are co-located in the Mesorhizobium sp. M1E.F.Ca.ET.045.02.1.1 genome:
- a CDS encoding transposase yields MLDLTLARLHGNKAELLTVLDRPEIPLHTNGTENDIRCQVIRRKICGGTRSEAGRSCRDAFLGLSKTCQKLRISFWDYLGATS; encoded by the coding sequence ATGCTTGATCTCACGCTAGCCAGGCTGCATGGCAACAAGGCCGAGTTGTTGACCGTTCTCGATCGGCCTGAGATCCCGCTCCACACCAACGGCACGGAGAATGACATCCGCTGCCAGGTGATCAGGCGCAAGATCTGCGGCGGTACCCGCTCAGAGGCTGGGCGCTCCTGTCGCGATGCCTTCCTCGGCCTCAGCAAAACCTGCCAAAAGCTCCGCATCTCCTTTTGGGACTATCTCGGTGCCACCTCGTAA